AAAGCAGCTTAGCATGGGCGTTGAGGGTCGCAAATGGGTGGAAGAAAACTATAGTTTAGAAACGCTTTTGGGTCGGTGGGAAGCCCTTTATAAAGATCTTTACCAGAAGAAGTGCGATCTAAAATGAAAAAAATTGCAATCATTGTCCCCTATGCCCCCACGTTTCTCCACTTTCGTGGTCCCCTGGTAAAGTACCTAAGGGAGCAAGGGCATGATCTTGCCCTGTTCGCCCCGGACTGGACACCCGAGCTACGGCGGGCCGTGGAGGGTTTTTCCCAAGGCAATGTTGAGAGCTACCCCCTGGACCGAACGGGCGTGAACCCTCTTGGAGACCTCAGAACTCTGGCTGCCTTAACCTTCTCTTTCCTCCGCTTAAGTCCCAAGGTGGTTTTGACCTTCCAGCCCAAGCCCAACGTCTACGGCATCCTGGCGGCGGCCCTGGCGCGGGTGCCTCTACGAGCGGCGGTGGTGGAGGGGCTGGGTTTTGCCTTCACCCCCGGGGAGGACACGCTAAAGAAGCGGCTGGTGAGGGCGGTCCTCAAGGTGCTCTACCGCTTAAGCTTCGCCTTCGCCCACAAGGTGTTCTTCCTCAATCCGGACGACCTCCAGGAGTTCGTCTCCCAGGGCCTGGTGCGGCCGGAAAAGGCAGTCCTTCTGGGGGGCATTGGGGTGCCCCTGGAGGAGTGGCCCCCCGCCCCGCCACACCTTAAGCCCCTCACTTTCACCCTCATCGCTCGGCTTTTGAAGGAGAAGGGCGTGCGGGAGTTCGCCGAGGCAGCCCGCCGGGTCAAGGCCAAGCACCCCAAGGCGCGCTTCCTCCTCATTGGCCCTCTGGACACCAACCCTGGCGCGATTCCCGAGGAGGAGGTACGCTCTTGGGTGGAGGAAGGGGTGTTGGAGTGGATTCCCTGGACGGACGACGTCCGGCCTTACCTCCGGCAGACGAGCGTCTACGTGCTTCCTTCTTATAGGGAGGGCGTGCCCCGCTCTACCCAGGAGGCCCTGGCCATGGCCCGGCCCGTGATCACCACGGACGCCCCGGGGTGCCGGGAGACGGTGGTGGACGGGGTCAACGGCTTTCTGGTACCCCCTCGGGACCCAGAAGCCTTGGCAGAGGCCATGGAGCGTTTCATCCAAGACCCTTCCCTGGTGGAGCGGATGGGGCGGGAAAGCCGTAAGCTAGCCGAGGAGCGCTTTGACGCCCACAAGATCAATGCTCGCCTTCTGAGCGAGCTTGGAATAAAATGAACCCCGTGTGCCTCCTCCGTTCGCCGACGCTGAAGCGCCTTTTGGACCTGCTGGGGGCCTCTTTTGGCCTCATCGCCTTTGGTCCCCTGATGCTTTACCTCGCCTTCAGGGTCTGGCGGGAGATGGGGAGACCCGTGCTCTTCCGGCAGGTGCGGCCTGGCCTCCACGGCAAGCCCTTTGTGATGTACAAGTTCCGCACCATGACGGATGAGCGGGACGCCGAGGGGAACCTTCTGCCGGACGAAAAGCGCCTCACCCCTTTGGGTAGGTTTCTGCGGGAGCACAGCCTGGACGAGCTTCCCGAGCTCGTCAACGTGCTCAAAGGGGAGATGAGCCTGGTGGGCCCGAGGCCTCTCCTGATGGAGTACCTGGAGCGGTACACCCCGGAGCAGGCCCGGCGCCACGAGGTGAAGCCGGGCATCACCGGCTGGGCGCAGGTGAACGGGAGGAACGCGCTCTCGTGGGAAGAGAAGTTCAAGCTTGACGTGTGGTACGTGGACAACTGGAACCTGCTTTTGGATATTAAAATCCTCCTCATGACCCTGGTGAAGGTGCTGCGGCGGGAGGGGATTAGCGCCGAGGGCCACGCTACCATGCCGGAGTTCAGGGGAACTCAGCGGGGGCTTCAGGTAGTTCAAAAGAAGGAGGTAACCGATGAAGCAAAAAGCGGTTAACATTCTCTTCACAAGTGCAGGCCGTAGGGTTCAACTCCTACGTGCCTTCAAGCAGGCTTACGCAGACTTGGGGTTGAAAGGGCGTATCGTGGCTACCGACATAGATCCGTTAGCGCCAGCACTTCGAGTAGTAGACCGCTCTTATCTTGTTCCTCCAGTTTCTGATCCGGATTACGTTCCTGCACTTGTAGAAATTTGCCAAAAAGAGAAAATTCATCTCTTGTTTCCTCTAATAGATCCTGATATCCCTGTTTTGGCCCGAAACCGCCTAGCATTAGAAGCAACGGGCGCCCGCGTAATGGTCGTGCCGGAGGAATCAGCTTTAATTGCAGCAGATAAATGGGCTACATATAAGTTTTTCGTCAAAAACGGTGTTCCCACTCCCCGCTCCTGGCTTCCCCAAGACATTCGGAAAGAAGAAAGTTTGCGCTTTCCTTTGGTCGTTAAGCCCAGATTTGGAAGCGCAGGAAAAAGTGTCTTTAAAGCCCACAACACCCAAGAACTCTCCTTTTTCTTAGATTATGTCTCAGATCCGATCATTCAAGAGTACACATCCGGACCAGAAATCACCACAGATATAATATGCGATGCGGAGGGAAACGTTTTGGGTTTTGTTTCCCGGCAACGAATTGAGGTTCGCTCTGGCGAGGTCGCAAAGGGAAAAACCGTATACGATCCGCAAGTGGCAGAGTACAGTTTGCATATTGCCAAAGCGCTTGGCGCCATTGGCCCCATAAACGTCCAGTGTTTCCTACATGAAGGAAAACCTCTGTTTACAGAAATCAACGCACGGTTCGGAGGAGGTGCTCCCTTGGGCATTGCTGCAGGTGTTCTCTCACCTCATTGGTACCTAGCCCAAGCCGCAGGCCTTCCTTTAGAAATTCCGCCCTTAGGCACCTACAAGGTCAACCTCTATATGACACGATTTGATGAGGCCTTTTTCTTAACTCGGGAGGAGTATGAGCAAACTCCGAGCCATCGTCTTTGACCTAGACGACACCCTCTACCCCGAGTATAGTTACGTCAGAAGTGGCTTCTGCGCTGTGGCTCAATGGGCTGAAAAAGAACTTGGGATACCGTCCTCCGAAACCTTTACGGAACTTCTCCAGCTTTTCCTAAAAGGTGTACGCGGAAACACTTTTAACCGCTGGTTGGAGTCCCGCGGTATCTGCAGTAAGGACTTAGTCTGCCGGATGGTTCAAGTTTACAGAAACCACCCTCCGCAAATTCGGCCCTACCCAGAGGTTGAAATCATCTTGACTAACCTCCGAAGGACTTACAAACTTGGGATTGTTACCGATGGACATATGGCGGTTCAGCAAAAAAAGCTAGAGAGCCTTTCCATCAGTCATCTATTTGATGCCATTGTTTTCTCCGACGAGTTGGGGAGAGAAAACTGGAAACCCAGTCACCATCCCTTCAAAGTGGTCCTTGAGCGGCTGGGTGTCTCCGGATTCGAAGCAGTCTATGTAGGCGATAATCCACAAAAGGATTTCCTCGGTGCCAAGCAGGTAGGTATGCGAACTATCCGTGTGCGCCGCGAAGAGGGCCTATACAGTTCCCTTGAACCTCCTTCCGCTGAGCATGCTCCTAACGTGGAAATAAAGACACTCCGAGAGATAGAAACTGCTCTTGAGCAACTTCTCGATGAAAAGTATCATTAGGAGTGAAGGCAGATGAAGCGCATCTACCTTTCCTCTCCACACCTCTCCGGCCTCGAGGTCCAGTTCCTCCAAGAAGCCTTGGAGTCAGGCTGGATCGCCCCTCTTGGCCCCCAGGTGGAAGCCTTTGAGCAGGAGTTTGCCGAGGTGGTGGGTGCCCCCTATGCTCTGGCTCTGAGCTCGGGCACGGCCGCCATCCATCTGGCCCTGATCCTGGCCGGGGTGGGCCCCGGGGACGAGGTGGCGGTTTCCACCCTTACCTTTGCCGCCAGCGCCTTCCCCGTGCTCTACTTGGGCGCCAAGCCTGTGTTCGTGGATAGCGAACGCACCTCCTGGAACATGGATCCAGGCCTCCTCGCCGAGTTCCTGGAGGCCCGGGCCAAGAAGGGGAAGCTTCCCAAGGCAGTGGTGCTGGTGCACCTTTACGGCCAAAGCGCGGACATAGACGCCATTCAAGGCCTTTGCCAAGAGTATGGGCTGACCCTTATTGAGGATGCGGCGGAAGCTTTGGGGAGCACCTACAAGGGCAAAAGCCCAGGCACCTTCGGCTTCGCAGGTATATTTTCTTTTAACGGCAACAAGATCATCACCACCTCAGGTGGGGGCATGTTGGTTTCCAATGACGAGAAGCTCATTGCCCACGCCCGGAAGCTCGCCACCCAGGCCCGGGAGCCGGTGCCCTGGTACGAGCACCGGGAGGTGGGGTACAACTACCGCATGAGCAACCTCCTGGCGGCGGTGGGGCGGGCGCAACTAAGGACCCTGGAGGAGCGAGTGCAAGCCCGGCGGCGCATCTACGAACGCTACGTGGCCGGGCTTTCTGACCTTCCAGGCCTTTCCTTCCAGCCCGAGGCCCCTTGGGGAAGGCACACCCGCTGGCTCACGGTGATGCTTGTGGACCGGGAGGCCTTTGGCCGGGGCCCGGAAGAGATCCGGCAGGCCCTCGAGGGGCTAGGCATTGAAACCCGGCCCGTATGGAAGCCCCTTCACCTCCAGCCCGTTTTCCACGGGGCGGAAACCGTAGGGGGCGGCGTTGCGGAAGACCTCTTTGCCCGGGGTCTTTGCCTCCCTTCCGGCTCCTCCCTCACCCCTGAGGAGCAGGACCGGGTCATAGAGGCCATTCGGTCCCTGGCGGAGACTTAGGCCACGTTCGGATTTCCCCTTCCCCCCCTCTTGAAGGGGGTAGCATGATTCCCGGTATGCGCGGGGCTATTAAGTTTTTGGTAGACCTTCTTCTCTGGACCCTGGCCGCGCCCTTGGCGTTCCTCCTGCGCCTCGAGGGCCTCCCTCCTGAGTATCAAGCTTCCCTTTGGGTCTACACCCTCCTCGGCCTTCCGGTGAAGGCCCTCCTCATCGCCCTCTTCGGCCTCCACCGCCAGGCCTGGAGCCGGGTGGGGGTTCGGGACCTGGTACGGCTCGCCTTGGCCGTGGGTCTGGGGGGCGCCATCCTCTTTGTCTTCGGTCTTCTCTTAGACGGCTTCCTCCCCGTGCCGCGAAGCGTGCCCCTGATCTCCAGCGCCCTGGCCTTCCTGGCCATGGGGGGGGGTGCGCCTTGGGGTGCGCCTCTACTGGGAAGAGAAAAAGGGCAGGGGCAAGGGAGGAACCAAAAAGCGGGTCCTCGTCGTGGGGGCTGGGGAGGCGGGCACCATGGTGGTCCGGGAGATGCTCCGCCACCCGGAGGCGGGCCTTTACCCTGTGGGCTTTCTGGACGACGACCCCAACAAGCGGGGCCAGACCATCGCTGGGGTCCGGGTAGTTGGCGCTTTGGACGACCTTCCCCGGGCGGTTCGGGCCCTGGAAGTGGACGAGGTCCTGGTGGCCATTCCCTCGGCCCCCGGTTCCGTGGTGCGCAAGGTGGTGGAGTTGGCCCGCGCGGTGGGGGTGTCCTACCGGATCTTGCCAGGAATTCACGAGATCCTCTCGGGCCGGGTGGGGCTTTCGCAGATCCGGGAAGTGCGGGTGGAAGACCTTCTCCGCAGGGAGCCTGTGCGGCTCAACCTGGAAGAGATTGCGGGCTACCTGGAAGGCCGGGTGGTTCTCGTCACCGGGGCCGGGGGCTCCATTGGAAGCGAGCTCGTACGCCAGGTGGCCCGCTTCCACCCCGAGCAAGTGGTCCTCCTGGGGCGGGGAGAGAACAGCCTTTTTTCCCTGGAGAAGGAGCTTGAGGCCCAGTGGCCTGAGCTGAGGTACAAGGTGGTGGTGGCCGACGTGCGGGACCAAGACCGGCTTCGCCGCGTTTTCCAGGCCTACAGGCCCCAGGTGGTCTTCCACGCCGCCGCCCACAAGCACGTGCCCCTAATGGAGGTCCAGCCCGATGAGGCCATCCTCAACAACGTGGGCGGAACGCACAACGTGGTGAAACTCTGCTTGGAGTTCGGCGTGGAGCGCCTGGTAAACATCTCCACCGACAAGGCGGTGAACCCCACTTCGGTGATGGGGGCGAGCAAGCGGGTGGCGGAGCAGGTGGTGGCTTGGGGGGCCTCGAGGGCTGCCCCGGGGCAGGTCTTCGTCTCCGTGCGCTTCGGCAACGTGCTGGGCAGCCGCGGAAGCGTGGTCCCCCTTTTCCTAGAGCAGATCAAGAGGGGTGGGCCGGTAACCGTGACCCATCCCGAGATGCGCCGCTACTTCATGACCATACCCGAGGCCGCCCAGCTTGTGCTTCAGGCCGGGGGCATGGGAGAAAACGGAAGGGTATACGTCCTGGACATGGGGGAGCCCGTGAGAATCCTTGACTTGGCCAAGGACCTCATCCGGCTCGCGGGTTTTGAGCCCTACCGGGACATAGACATCGTCTTTACCGGGGTTAGGCCAGGGGAGAAGCTCTTTGAAGAACTCCTCACCGCAGAGGAGGGAACCGAAGCGAGCTACCACGAGAAGATATGGGTGGCTAAACCCAGCGCCCTCCCGCGGGAGTTCCCCAGGCTCCTAGAAGAGCTTGACCTGGCCGCCCGGCGCGGGGACGAGCGCCGAATCCGAGAACTTCTCAGGCAACTGATTCCCACTTACAAGCCGAACAGCATCCCTGCGGAAAAACTCCCTGAAGATCCCGTATAGTGAGGCCGTTATGGTGGAAACCCCAAGCGAAGAGCTTACCCTAAGGGATATTCTAGAAATCCTTAAGCGCCAGAAGGTTTGGATTCTCACCCTTCCCCTCCTCTTCGGCGCGGTGGCCCTCATCTACGGCTTCTTCATCGCCGAGCCCACCTACGCCTCCACCGCCACCCTAAGCGTGGCCCCGGTGCAGGTGCAGGCCCAGCTGGAGCAGAGGATCCAGGTGCAGCAGGCCACCCCCATCACCTTTGAGGGCCTGAAGGCCCTGGCCCTCTCCGAGGAGGTGGTGGGGGGGGTGTGGGAGGCCCTGAGGAAGGAGGGGAGGCTTCCCACCCGCTGGCAGGACCAGGGGAACCTCAGGGGCGTGGAGCGGATGCTCCGGGACCTTCAGGTGAAGGACATCTCCCCTAGGGTCCAGGCGGCAAACCCCAACCAGGTGCCCCCCATCGTGGCGACCTTCACCGTCAAGGCTCCCGACCCCCAAGTGGCGGCCAAGGCGGCGAACCTCTGGGTGGAGGCGGTGAAGCGCAAGGTGAACGAGATCCCCCTGCAGCGCCTTAAGGCGAGCCTCCTGGCCCTCGAGGAGCAGGTGGCCCCCGCGGAGAAGGCCTACCGTGAGGCCCAGGCGAGGTGGGAGGCCTTCCAGAAGGCCACCACCCTCGCCCAGGACAAGGCGGAGCTGGAGGCCAAGACCGGGGAGCGGGTGAGCCTGGACCAGGAGCTTTCCGGCCTGGAGCGGGACCTTTCGGCGGTGCGGGGGCGGATAGAGGCCCTAAGCCGGGAGGCGGACCGCCAGGCCCGGCTCGTGCCCCTGAACACGAGCCCCGAGCAGCTCGCCATCATCGGCAAGCGCCTCCAGGAGGCCCAGACCGCCCTGAAGGGGGAGACGGAGAAGGCCCGGCAGGCCTACCTGGCGGCGGCCAAGGCCCTCGAGGCCTTCAAGGAAAGGGAACGGATCGCCGAGTGGCAAAATGAGTTAAATAGGCTTTCCGGACAGTTAGCGGAGATCGGGGTGCGTCTGGCCCAGATCGCCACCGAGCAAGCCTCCAGAGAAGCTTCCCTGAGGGAGGTGGAGGCCGCTTTGGCGAAAGAGCCAAAGGTCTTGGACGTGGTTCGCGAAGTCGTGGCCGACCCCGTCTTGGCCGCGGCCGTGGCCAAAGGAGACTTAAGCGCGCTGATAGGATTGAGGCTCAGCGTGCAGGAGGTCAATCCCGTTTACGCTCCCCTCCTTACCCAGGCGGTGAACCTTCGCAGTCAGATCAAGGCCCTGGAAGCCGAAGAGCAAGCCCTGCTTAAGGAGCAAGAAGCGATCTTCCAACGCATCTCTTCCCTCAAGAAGCTCCTGTCGGCCCAGGAGCGGGAGAAGGAGGCCATCACCCTGGAGTACAACACCAAGAAGGCCGCCTACGAGGCCCTCCGGTCCCGCTACGACCAGATCGCCACCCTCACCGCCCAGGACCTCGCCTTTGACAACCCCAACCCCGAGTACCAGCGCCTGCGCTCGGCCCTCATAGACGCCCAGGCGGAGGAGGCGAGGCTTCTTGCCAGGAAGGCGGCCCTTCAGGCCCGCATCGCCCAGGTGGACGCCCGCATCGGCATCCTCAAGGACCGGGTGGCCCGGGCCCAGGTGGAGCAGGACACCCTAAGCCAGGCCCTGGAGCTCGCCAAGAACGCCTACCTGGCCCTGGCCCAGAAGCGCACCGACTTAAATATCCAGATCGCCAGCAACCAGGAGGCCTGGGCCTCCATCCTGGCCCCCGCCTACCCCATCTACGAGAAGGTGGCGCCCAGGCGGGGTCTCCTCTTCGCCCTGGCTGTGGCCTTGGGCTTGATGCTTGGGGTGATGGCCGCCTTCATCGCCGAGGCCCTAAGGCCCCAGGAGGCCCCTTCCAGGGGAAGCGCATGAACCGGGCGCGCGACTGGATGCGGCAAGCCGAGCGGGACCTTGAGCACGCCCAAAAGAGCCTGGAGCTCGGCCACTGGGAATGGGCTTGCTTCGCCGCCCATCAGGCGGCGGAGAAAGCCCTCAAAGCAGTTTATTTCGCCTTGGGGGCCGAGGCCTTCGGCCACGCGCTCACCCACCTCTTGGCCGGCCTTCACGAACGGCTCAGCCTGACCCCCGAGCTCAGGCGCTGCGCCCTGGTGTTGGATCGGCTCTACATCCCCACGCGCTATCCGGACAGCTGGCTCTAGACTCCTATGGAGAGGAGGAGGCCCGGGATGCGCTCCTTTGTGCAGGAGAAATCCTACGGTCCGGTCAAAGTGTTCTGGCTGGACCGGGAGAGGCTGCTTCAGGCTCTTGAAGAAAAGGCGGCCGAGCTCCTCGCCACCTTCCCCGAGGTCCTCGCCGTGGTCCTCTTCGGCTCCTTGGCCCGGGGAGAGGCGACCCCGCGGAGCGACGCCGACCTCCTCCTTCTCGTGGGGGAGGCTCCCCCCTTCCTGGAGCGCCCCGGGCGTTACCTTCCCCTCTTCGCCGATCTGGGTTTTCCCGTGGACCTTTTGGTCTACACCCCGAAGGAGGCCGAGGCCAATCCCCTGGCGCGGCGGGCCCTGACGGAGGGCCGGGTTCTGGCCGAGCGGAAGGGCTAAAGGCGGGCCGCTTCCTCCAACGCCCTCTCGGCCTCCTCCATGTACCGGTCCCAGGGGATGAGGGCGTAGCCCCCCTCCTTCCGAGCGGCGTAGTAGGGAAGGTCCAGGGAGAGGGAGGTTCGCACCTCGAGGTGTTCCCGCACCAGGGCGGGGAGGGGTTTGGGGAAAACCTTGGGGCGCCTCAAGCGCTCTAGGAGAAGGGCCAAACGCAAGGGGGCCATCAGTTCCTCCGCACCTTCTTGTTGAGGAAGTCCAGGAGGAGGTACTTGCCGATGTTCCTGGGGCTCGTGAGGTAGGCCTTGCCCCGGGTGATCTGGGAAAGCTTCTTCACGAAGGCGAGAAGCTCGGGCTCCCGGGCAAGCATAAAGGTGTGGATGGGGATCCCTTCCCGCCTCGCCAGGGTGGCCTCCTTGAGGGTCTCGGCGAGGATCAAGGGGTCCAGGCCCCAGGCGTTTTTGTAGATCTCCCCGCTCGGGAGGGTTAAGGCCGAGGGCTTGCCGTCGGTGATGAGGATGATCTGCTTCATCTCCCCGCCCATCTTCCTAAGGAGGGTCCGGGCGAGCTCCAGGCCCGCCTTGGTGTTGGTGTGGTAGGGCCCCACCTGGGCCAGGGGGAGCTTGGCCAGGGGGATCTCCTCGGCGGTGTCGTGGAAGAGGACGAAGCGGACCCGGTCGCCGGGGTACTGGGTGCGGATGAGGTGGGCGAGGGCGAGGGCCACTTTCTTCGCCGGGGTGAAGCGGTCCTCCCCGTAGAGGATCATGGAGTGGGAGCAGTCCAGGAGGACCACGGTGCTCATGCTGGCGGTGTACTCGGCGAGGTCTATGACCAGATCCTCGTGGGAAAGGCCTTCCAGCCCCTTGGCCACGGCCTTCTTGAGGGTCTCGGGGACGTTGAGCTCCAAGGGGTCTCCCCACTCCCAGGGCTTGGTCTCCCCCGTCTTCTCCACCCCGGGGGCGTGGTGGGGGGTGGGGTGGAGGCCCGGGGGGTTGCGGCCCAGGGCCCCGAGGAGCTCCCGGAGGCTTTTCAGGCCCAGGAAGTCCGAGGCCTTCTCCGTGAGCTCCAGGCGGGCCTCCCCCGCCTCGCCCCGGTACCCCCCTTGGGCGGGCTCCGTGGGGTCTTCCCCGGGAAGGCGCAGGTAGCCCGCCTCCTGGAGTTTCCGGATCATCCCCTGGATGGCCTGGTAGAGCCTCGTCTCCTCCTTGCGGTCGGCGAAGCGGGCCTCGCGGAGCCAGTCCTCGGGGACGAGCTCGTTCTTGAGGAGGGCCTGGAGGAGGGCGTCGTAGAGGTCCTCGAGGGTGGGGGCGCGGTTAGGGTCCGGGTCGTAGCGCTGGAAGGGGTCGGAAAACCCCGAGTCCAGGAGGAAGTCCTCCAGGAGGGAGAGGATCTCCTCGGGGGAAAGCTCTTCCAGGCCGCCTTCGTAGCGGCTATAGCGGATGGCCTTCATCGCCACCTCCTAAGCTCTAGAACTCGGCCCATAGGACCCCTTCGCTAAGCACCCGCTCCCGGAAGGCGGGGTCGGCCTCGGCGAGGTCCACGAGGTCCACCCGCCGCACCACGGGGGCCTCCTCCAGGGCCTCCCGGAGGAGGGGCAGGAGGGGAGCGAGGGGGGTGGGAGAGAGGAGGGCGAGGTCCAGGTCGGAGGCCCGCCGCCCCTCCCATCGGGCGAAGGAGCCGAAGAGGAATAGCCTCGTCCCCGTGCCCTGGAGGTAGGGCCTCAGGGCCTTTAGGACCGCCTCCTTGTCCCGGTCTAGGCTAGTTGCCATAGCTCCTCGGGCGCTCCGCCGCCTGGTAGCTCGCCTCGCCCCGGGAGAGCTTCCGCCGCCCCACGAGGCCCTCCAGGATGAACTCCCCGGCGGAAAGCAAAACCTCAGGGGCTTCCCCCTCGGCCAGGGCCCTCGCCGCCTCCAGAAGCCCCGGGACCCCGGCCATGGCCCTAAGGGCCTCCTCCACGTCCCCTTCGGGCAGGGTGAGGAGGTTCCCCTCCTCAAAGTGGGCCACGATGGGCTCGGTCCTCAGGCGGTAGCGGGGGAGGACCAGGCCGAAGGCCCTTTGCACGATCTCCCGCGCCACCCTCTCCGCCCCCTGGAGCTCCCCCTCGTACTCCAGTTCCAGCTTTCCGGTGATGGCGGGAAGCCCCTGGTAGAGGTCCAGAGGCCTCGCCACGGGCCTTCCTCCGTAAAGGAGGGCCCTTCTTTCGGCGCTTGCCGCCACCACCTCCAAAAGGCTGATGGCGAGGCGCTGGGAGACCCCCGCCGTCTGGTCCACGCGGCGGTCCTCCCGGGCGGCGAAGGCCACGGCCTCCACGGAAAGCCTCACCCACTCCGGGACCAGGACCCCCTCCGGCACGTAGGCCTCCTGGGCGCTGATCCGGGCGCCCTCCTCCAGGGAGCGGGGGTAGTGGGTGCGGATCTCGCTCCCGATGCGGTCCTTGAGGGGGGTCACGATCCTGCCCCGGGCGGTGTAGTCCTGGGGGTTGGCGGTGAAGACGAGCCAGACGTCCAGGGGAAGCCGGAGGGGGTAGCCCCGGATCTGGACGTCGCCCTCCTCGAGGATGTTGAAGAGGGCCACCTGCACCTTGGGGGCGAGGTCGGCGAGCTCGTTCACGGCGAAGATCCCCCGGTTGGCCCGGGGCAGGAGGCCGTAGTGGATGCTCTCCAAGTCCGCCATCCCCGTGCCCCGCCTGGCCGCCTTGATGGGGTCCATGTCCCCGAGGAGGTCGGCCACGGTGGTGTCGGGGGTGGCGAGCTTCTCCACGTACCGGTCCTCCCGGGAAAGCCAGACGATGGGGGCGTCGTCCCCGGCCTCCTCCAGAAGGCGCTTCCCCTCGGGGGAGATGGGAAAGAGGGGGTTGTCGCGAAGCTCCGTGGCGAGGGCGGGGACCTCCTCATCCAGGAGGCCTGTGAGGCTTCGCAGGATCCGGCTTTTCGCCTGGCCCCGGGTGCCGAGGAGGATGAAGTTCTGCTTGGCGAGGATGGCCTGGACCAGGGCGGGGATCACCGTATCCTCGTAGCCGTGGATGCCGGGGAAGAGCTTCTCCCCGCGCCTGAGCTTCTCCCGGAGGTTCTCCCGGGCCTCGTCCTTCACGGTGCGGCGGAGCTTCTCCAGGGGGTAGGTGCGCCTGAGTTCGC
This region of Thermus thermophilus genomic DNA includes:
- a CDS encoding nucleotidyltransferase family protein, which gives rise to MATSLDRDKEAVLKALRPYLQGTGTRLFLFGSFARWEGRRASDLDLALLSPTPLAPLLPLLREALEEAPVVRRVDLVDLAEADPAFRERVLSEGVLWAEF
- a CDS encoding vWA domain-containing protein codes for the protein MKAIRYSRYEGGLEELSPEEILSLLEDFLLDSGFSDPFQRYDPDPNRAPTLEDLYDALLQALLKNELVPEDWLREARFADRKEETRLYQAIQGMIRKLQEAGYLRLPGEDPTEPAQGGYRGEAGEARLELTEKASDFLGLKSLRELLGALGRNPPGLHPTPHHAPGVEKTGETKPWEWGDPLELNVPETLKKAVAKGLEGLSHEDLVIDLAEYTASMSTVVLLDCSHSMILYGEDRFTPAKKVALALAHLIRTQYPGDRVRFVLFHDTAEEIPLAKLPLAQVGPYHTNTKAGLELARTLLRKMGGEMKQIILITDGKPSALTLPSGEIYKNAWGLDPLILAETLKEATLARREGIPIHTFMLAREPELLAFVKKLSQITRGKAYLTSPRNIGKYLLLDFLNKKVRRN
- a CDS encoding sigma 54-interacting transcriptional regulator; translated protein: MKAKTLGELRRTYPLEKLRRTVKDEARENLREKLRRGEKLFPGIHGYEDTVIPALVQAILAKQNFILLGTRGQAKSRILRSLTGLLDEEVPALATELRDNPLFPISPEGKRLLEEAGDDAPIVWLSREDRYVEKLATPDTTVADLLGDMDPIKAARRGTGMADLESIHYGLLPRANRGIFAVNELADLAPKVQVALFNILEEGDVQIRGYPLRLPLDVWLVFTANPQDYTARGRIVTPLKDRIGSEIRTHYPRSLEEGARISAQEAYVPEGVLVPEWVRLSVEAVAFAAREDRRVDQTAGVSQRLAISLLEVVAASAERRALLYGGRPVARPLDLYQGLPAITGKLELEYEGELQGAERVAREIVQRAFGLVLPRYRLRTEPIVAHFEEGNLLTLPEGDVEEALRAMAGVPGLLEAARALAEGEAPEVLLSAGEFILEGLVGRRKLSRGEASYQAAERPRSYGN